CTCGCGCCAGGCGCGCATCGCCTTGTCGCCCGGGTAGACGTTCGTGTCGAAGCCCATGTGACGCCCGGTCGTCGACGCCGTCTTCGCCGCGACCTCGACCGGGATCTCGGCCACGCGCTCGGTGGCCGAGATCACCACCTCCGGCAGCACCTGCGGCTCGACCGTCCACATGTGTGGCACGGCCAGCGCGGCGGACACCGCCGCGAGCCCGGTCACGGCCGCGGAGTGCCGCCACTTCTCGCGCAGGGTCTGGAGGATGTGATTCATGTCACGGTGCATCGGCTCGATGAATCCTACGCCATCTGCTTCCCCACGATCCCGCCGCCCGGCGGTCTTCTCGGCCCGTCGCTGACTCGACGGTCAGCGCCCGCTCTACGGGCACGCGACGGGCCGTCGCGCCGTGCGTTTACGGGTTTCTCGTTAGGCGGGTGCGCGGCGCGCCCCACCACCGTGCGAGTCCGCCTCTTGCACTTCCGCCCGCTGGACTCCCACTCACCGGAGGCAGCGGATGCGTCTCGTCGGACGCTTCAGTACGGCATTCCTCGTCGGCGCCACGGCCGCGCTCGGCGCGTGCGCGCGGGGCGACACCAGGGCGGATTCGGCCGCGTCGGCGCCCGTCACCACCGACTCGAGCGCCGGCGCGGCCGTGCGCGACTCCGCGCAGACCGGCGCGAACGGGGCGAGCGCGAACCTCACGCCGGCCAACATGACGTCGCTCATCGGCCTCACGAACGCGAGCGAGATCGGCCAGGCGAAGATCGCCGAGGGCAAGGCGACGAACCGCGACGTGAAGGCGTTCGCGCGGCTCATGATCTCCGACCACGAGGCGATGCAGAAGTCGCTCGACTCGCTCGCGAAGGCGAAGAGCCTCACGCCCACCCCGCCGCAGCAGGCCGACCAGCTCCGCCAGAGCGACTCCCAGACGCTGGCCTCGCTGAACGCCGCCGCGCAGGGCCCGGCGTTCGACAAGGCGTACGTCGACGCGCAGGTCGCCGCGCACCAGAAGGCACTGAACGACCTCCAGACGATGGCCGGCGCCACGTCGGACCAGGACCTGCGCGCGCTCATCCAGCAGGCGATCCCGAAGGTGCAGGCGCACCTCGACAGGGCGCAGCAGCTCCAGTCGGCCGGCGCAGCCGGCAAGCCGTGAGGGCCCGCTGGACGGCGTTCGGCGCGGCGCTCTGCCTGCTCGCGCAGGCGTGCGGCGGCGACGCGAGCAGGGCGCGGTCGGACAGCGCCGCGGCGCGCGTCGCCGCGAGCCCCGCCGCCACGCCGCTCGCCGATACCCCCCGGGCCGCGCCGAGCGAAGCGGCGCTGGACTCGGCGCGGCGCAAGGCGCGGCACATCCACGGGCCGCTCGCCCGGCCCGCCGGGGAGCTGTCGGAGGAGTCGGTCGAGGGGATGGTCGATGCGATCAACGCGTCCGACGCCCAGCTCGCCGGCGCGGCGCTCGGCAAGGCCACTAACCCCGACGTGAAGCGGTTCGCCAGCGTGCTGGCGAGCGCCCACCGGCAGAAGGTGAGCGACAGCCCGCCGCTGAACGCCGGGTCCACCGGGCCGCTCGCCGCGCCGCTCCGCGCGCTGCAGGCCAGCGCCGCCGCGCGCCTGGACGCCCTTCCGGCGGGTGCGCCGTACGACCGCGCGTTCGTCGAGGCGCAGATCGCCGCGCACGAGCGGGCGCTGGCGCTGCTCGACAGCATCCGCCCCGTCGCGCGCAGCGGCGACCTCCCGGCCCTCGTCGCGAGCACGCGGAGCCAGGTGGTGCGCCACCTGGACGAGGCGCGGGCATTGCAGCGGCGGCTGCCCTGATCTCGACCGAACCTCAGCGAATCCGGACCGTGTCCACGACCTGCAGCCTTCTCTCGCTCGCCGCCGTCGTCGCCCTCGCCGCCTGTGGCGGGGCGAAGCAGCCCGACTACGCCAAGGATGGCGACACCGGCGCCGCCGCCCCGGCGACGCAGCAGACGCTCTCGCCGACGCCCACGATGGGCGACAGTGCCGCCGGGGTGAACCGCGGCACCGGCGGCGCCGTCCCGGCCGGCGACACGACGGCCGGCCACGCCGCCGCCAAGGGCGCGCCGCGCCCGTAGCCCCGCGAGAGCGGGGACAGCGTTTCGCCGGCGGGAGGCGTTTGTAGGGAGCGCGCGGGCGGCCCGGTCGGGTCGGCCGCGCCGTCGCGCCCCTCATCCTCACCCGCCCCATGTCCGCATCACTCCGCCCAGCACGGTGGCTGTTCTCGGCCACGCTCGTACTCGTCCCTCTGCCCGCCGCGTTCGCGCAGCCGGCCCAGGCGTCGAAGGCCGCGGCGTGGTCGCCGCGCGAGGCGCTGACCGCCGAGTCGTACGTCCGGCCGCCGGCCGAGATCGAGCGGCTCGTGACCGCGCCGCGTCAGAGCAACGTCACGCTGTCGGCCGCCGCGCTTGGCCCCGATCGGAAGTTCTTCCTCGTGCCGGTCGTCGCCGACCTGCCGACGGTGCAGGAGTTCGGCAAGCCGCACTACTACTTCGGCGGCCTGCAGGTCGACTTCAAGGCGAACCGCGCGCGCGTGCTCACCACCCGCGGCGCCGACGGTCTCGCGCTCGTCGACGCGACGAGCGGCCAGCGGCGCACGATCGACACGCCGAAGGGCGCGACGGTGAGCGGCGCGAAGTGGTCGCCCGACGGCAAGCGCGTCGCCTACCTCGCGAACTTCGACGACGCGTCGCGCATCTACGTCGCCGACGTCGCCACGGGACGCTCGCGGCAGCTCGCCGCGCAGCCCGTGCTCGCGACGCTCGTGACGGAGGTCGAGTGGACCGCCGACGGGACGCGGCTCGTCGCCGTGGTGCCCCCGGCGAACCGCCGCGCGGTGCCGCAGCGCCCCGCGGTCGAGACGGGGCCGCTCGTGCGCCTGACGGACGGCCACAAGGACAAGACGCGCACGTACGCGAGCCTGCTCCGCGATCCGTACGACATGGATCTCATGGAGTACTACGTCAC
This DNA window, taken from Gemmatirosa kalamazoonensis, encodes the following:
- a CDS encoding DUF4142 domain-containing protein, yielding MRARWTAFGAALCLLAQACGGDASRARSDSAAARVAASPAATPLADTPRAAPSEAALDSARRKARHIHGPLARPAGELSEESVEGMVDAINASDAQLAGAALGKATNPDVKRFASVLASAHRQKVSDSPPLNAGSTGPLAAPLRALQASAAARLDALPAGAPYDRAFVEAQIAAHERALALLDSIRPVARSGDLPALVASTRSQVVRHLDEARALQRRLP
- a CDS encoding DUF4142 domain-containing protein, whose product is MRLVGRFSTAFLVGATAALGACARGDTRADSAASAPVTTDSSAGAAVRDSAQTGANGASANLTPANMTSLIGLTNASEIGQAKIAEGKATNRDVKAFARLMISDHEAMQKSLDSLAKAKSLTPTPPQQADQLRQSDSQTLASLNAAAQGPAFDKAYVDAQVAAHQKALNDLQTMAGATSDQDLRALIQQAIPKVQAHLDRAQQLQSAGAAGKP